A DNA window from uncultured Methanoregula sp. contains the following coding sequences:
- a CDS encoding PaaI family thioesterase, translating into MGSIPFEVQTPGFAQRVHDSFARQGAMQTLGARLGLVAPGAVDIELDWAPGLTQQHGFLHAGMVATALDSACGYAGFTLMAEDAAVLTIEFKINLLAPSQGQRFRMEGRVLKPGRTITVCEGRAYANDAGREKLVATMGCTLMAVSGRENIRH; encoded by the coding sequence GTGGGTTCAATTCCTTTCGAGGTCCAGACACCGGGCTTTGCCCAACGGGTGCACGACAGCTTCGCCCGGCAGGGCGCCATGCAGACGCTAGGTGCGCGGCTGGGCCTCGTGGCGCCCGGCGCGGTCGATATCGAGCTGGACTGGGCGCCAGGGCTGACCCAACAGCACGGCTTTCTGCACGCGGGCATGGTGGCCACTGCTCTCGATTCGGCATGCGGCTATGCCGGTTTCACACTAATGGCCGAAGACGCGGCCGTATTGACCATTGAATTCAAGATCAACTTGCTGGCTCCCTCGCAAGGGCAGCGTTTCCGCATGGAGGGCCGGGTGCTCAAACCAGGGCGCACGATCACCGTGTGCGAAGGCCGCGCCTACGCCAACGATGCGGGGAGGGAAAAACTCGTTGCCACCATGGGCTGCACCCTGATGGCCGTGTCTGGCCGCGAAAACATACGCCACTGA
- the can gene encoding carbonate dehydratase codes for MSTPIEELFIHNRAWAAQMERDRPGFFTGLMAQQKPKYMWVGCSDSRVPANQITGLEPGEIFVHRNVANVVVPTDLNCLSTIQYAVDQLHIEHLMVVGHYGCGGVLAALNGMRVGLADNWIRHVADVRDRHRDLLATIAPEWRHDALCELNAIEQVVNIAQTTVMLDAWGRGQKVTLHGWCYGLKDGLINNLHMTVDSTEGLESLYKAAIAGVASVTRQ; via the coding sequence ATGTCTACACCCATTGAAGAGCTTTTCATCCACAACAGAGCCTGGGCCGCCCAGATGGAGCGTGACCGGCCGGGCTTCTTTACCGGCCTGATGGCACAGCAAAAGCCCAAGTACATGTGGGTGGGGTGCTCGGACAGTCGCGTGCCCGCGAACCAGATCACCGGCCTGGAGCCGGGTGAAATCTTCGTGCACCGCAACGTGGCCAACGTGGTAGTGCCCACCGACCTCAACTGCCTGTCCACCATCCAGTATGCGGTGGATCAGTTGCATATCGAGCACCTCATGGTGGTCGGCCACTACGGTTGCGGAGGGGTGCTGGCGGCGTTGAATGGAATGCGCGTAGGCCTGGCGGACAACTGGATCCGTCACGTGGCGGATGTGCGCGATCGCCACCGGGACCTGCTGGCGACGATTGCGCCCGAGTGGCGGCACGACGCGCTGTGCGAACTCAACGCCATCGAGCAGGTGGTGAACATTGCACAGACCACCGTCATGCTGGACGCCTGGGGCCGGGGCCAGAAGGTCACCCTGCACGGCTGGTGCTACGGTCTGAAAGACGGTCTGATCAACAACCTGCACATGACCGTGGACAGCACCGAAGGGCTCGAATCGCTCTACAAGGCCGCCATTGCGGGCGTGGCCAGCGTTACAAGGCAGTAG
- a CDS encoding MerR family DNA-binding transcriptional regulator — translation MALTYTISDLAKEFDLTTRAIRFYEDMGLLQPERNGPAGRSRVYSARDRTRLRLTLRAKRLGLSLSEAKEIIDLYDSPRDTGVQLRKFLDVLVVHRRQLEDQMADLQANLEEVQEHEKEARALLLKVEQQK, via the coding sequence ATGGCCCTCACCTATACCATCAGCGATCTCGCCAAAGAGTTCGACCTCACCACCCGTGCCATCCGCTTCTATGAAGACATGGGCCTTCTCCAGCCAGAACGCAACGGGCCGGCAGGGCGCAGTCGTGTCTACAGCGCGCGTGATCGGACCAGACTCCGTCTGACGCTTCGGGCTAAGCGCCTAGGCCTGTCTCTGAGCGAGGCCAAGGAAATTATTGATCTCTATGACAGCCCCCGTGACACCGGCGTGCAATTGCGCAAGTTTCTGGATGTCCTGGTGGTCCATCGTCGGCAACTGGAAGACCAGATGGCCGATCTGCAAGCCAACCTCGAAGAAGTGCAGGAGCACGAAAAGGAAGCACGCGCGCTGTTGCTGAAGGTTGAGCAGCAGAAATGA
- a CDS encoding isovaleryl-CoA dehydrogenase: MSIPANIPGLNFQLGEDIDALRDAVRDFAQAEIAPRAAEIDRSDQFPMDVWRKMGDLGVLGITVPEQYGGAAMGYLAHMVAMEEISRASAAVGLSYGAHSNLCVNQINRNGNEAQKAKYLPKLISGEHVGALAMSEPGAGSDVISMKLKAEDKGGYYLLNGSKMWITNGPDADTLVVYAKTEPEMGARGVTAFLIEKGMPGFSIAQKLDKLGMRGSHTGELVFNNVEVPAANVLGGLNMGAKVLMSGLDYERAVLTGGPLGIMQAVMDNVVPYIHDRKQFGQSIGEFQLIQGKVADMYTVLQAGRSFAYTVAKNLDMLGTDHVRQVRKDCASVILWCAEKATWMAGEGVQVFGGNGYINEYPLGRLWRDAKLYEIGAGTSEIRRMLIGRELFAETC; encoded by the coding sequence ATGAGCATTCCCGCCAACATTCCAGGTCTCAACTTTCAATTGGGTGAAGATATCGACGCGCTGCGCGACGCGGTGCGCGACTTCGCCCAGGCAGAAATCGCTCCACGCGCGGCAGAAATCGACCGTAGCGACCAGTTCCCCATGGACGTCTGGCGCAAGATGGGCGACCTCGGCGTGCTGGGCATCACGGTGCCTGAGCAATACGGCGGCGCCGCGATGGGTTACCTCGCTCACATGGTGGCCATGGAGGAAATCTCCCGTGCCAGCGCTGCTGTGGGCCTCTCGTATGGCGCGCACAGCAACTTGTGCGTGAACCAGATCAACCGCAACGGCAATGAGGCGCAGAAGGCCAAGTACCTGCCCAAGCTCATCAGTGGCGAGCATGTGGGCGCATTGGCCATGAGCGAGCCCGGTGCCGGGTCCGACGTGATCAGCATGAAGCTCAAGGCGGAAGACAAAGGCGGTTACTACCTGCTCAACGGCAGCAAGATGTGGATCACGAATGGCCCGGACGCAGACACGCTTGTGGTCTACGCCAAGACCGAGCCGGAAATGGGCGCGCGCGGCGTCACGGCGTTCCTCATCGAAAAGGGCATGCCCGGTTTCAGCATCGCGCAAAAGCTCGACAAGCTCGGCATGCGCGGCAGCCACACCGGCGAACTGGTATTCAACAATGTGGAAGTGCCAGCCGCCAACGTGCTCGGTGGCCTGAACATGGGTGCCAAGGTGCTGATGAGCGGCCTCGACTACGAACGAGCCGTGCTGACCGGCGGCCCCCTGGGCATCATGCAGGCAGTCATGGACAACGTGGTGCCCTACATCCACGACCGCAAGCAGTTCGGCCAGAGCATCGGTGAGTTCCAGCTCATCCAGGGCAAGGTCGCGGACATGTATACCGTGTTGCAGGCGGGCCGGTCGTTTGCCTACACCGTGGCCAAGAATCTTGACATGCTCGGCACTGACCACGTGCGCCAGGTGCGCAAGGACTGCGCCAGCGTCATCCTGTGGTGCGCCGAAAAGGCCACATGGATGGCAGGGGAAGGCGTGCAGGTATTCGGTGGCAACGGCTACATCAACGAATATCCGCTCGGCCGTCTCTGGCGCGATGCCAAGCTGTACGAAATTGGTGCCGGCACCAGCGAGATCCGTCGCATGCTGATTGGCCGCGAATTGTTCGCCGAAACCTGTTGA
- the aceK gene encoding bifunctional isocitrate dehydrogenase kinase/phosphatase, which yields MFPQRLDAPQAYGIAKAMMDGFNRHYRLFRTESARAKHRFETADWHGQQRAQRERIEFYDLRVKECVRRLEKEFGAGAQPMDVWHQVKLHYIGLLVNHHQPELAETFFNSVTTKILHRTHFHNDFIFVRPAVSTEYIENDEPAARPTYRAYYPTRDNMRQTLCGVIDNFQLQREFADLQRDADCVADAMRARLDKVRLRANFQIQVLSSLFYRNKGAYVVGKIINGFTEVPFALPILHGDDGRLFIDAVLFGEDDLQMLFSFARAYFMVDMEVPSAYVQFLRSLMPRKPRAEIYNALGLAKQGKTLFYRDFLYHLKHSSDQFRIAPGIKGMVMLVFDLPSFPFVFKLIKDYFPPPKETTREQIKAKYLLVKQHDRVGRMADTLEYSEVAFPRNRFDDALIAEIEKFAPSQLEISDRDGDGQSEVIIKHLYIERRMIPLNIYLQEAFDTGLSDPRARQQMEHSVIEYGNAIKDLVAANIFPGDMLWKNFGVTRNGKVVFYDYDEIEYLTDCNFRRVPAPRNEEEEMSGEVWYTVGPHDVFPETFGPFLLGNDAVRAVFMQHHADLLDVAFWQTHQERVRAGYVYDVFPYDPERRFPHAAAAH from the coding sequence ATGTTCCCCCAGCGGCTCGACGCTCCGCAGGCCTACGGCATCGCCAAGGCCATGATGGATGGCTTCAACCGGCACTACCGGCTGTTCCGCACCGAGTCCGCGCGGGCCAAACACCGCTTCGAAACCGCCGACTGGCATGGTCAGCAGCGGGCGCAGCGCGAGCGCATCGAGTTCTATGACCTGCGGGTGAAGGAGTGTGTGCGGCGGCTCGAAAAGGAGTTTGGCGCCGGCGCGCAGCCCATGGACGTGTGGCACCAGGTCAAGCTGCACTACATCGGGCTGCTGGTCAACCACCACCAGCCCGAGCTGGCCGAGACCTTCTTCAACTCGGTCACCACCAAGATCCTGCACCGCACGCATTTTCACAACGACTTCATCTTCGTGCGGCCGGCCGTCAGCACCGAATACATCGAAAACGACGAGCCCGCCGCGCGACCGACCTACCGCGCCTACTACCCCACGCGCGACAACATGCGCCAGACGCTGTGTGGCGTCATCGACAACTTCCAGCTGCAGCGCGAGTTTGCCGACCTGCAGCGCGACGCCGACTGCGTGGCCGATGCCATGCGCGCAAGGCTCGACAAGGTCAGACTGCGCGCCAACTTCCAGATCCAGGTGCTCAGCAGCCTGTTCTACCGCAACAAGGGCGCCTACGTGGTCGGCAAGATCATCAACGGCTTCACCGAAGTGCCGTTTGCCTTGCCCATCCTGCATGGCGACGACGGCCGGCTGTTCATCGATGCGGTGCTGTTTGGTGAAGATGACCTGCAGATGCTGTTCAGCTTTGCGCGTGCCTACTTTATGGTCGACATGGAGGTGCCCAGCGCCTATGTGCAGTTCCTGCGCAGCCTCATGCCGCGCAAGCCTCGCGCCGAAATCTACAACGCCCTGGGCCTGGCCAAGCAGGGCAAGACGCTGTTCTACCGTGACTTCCTCTACCACCTGAAGCACTCCAGCGACCAGTTCCGCATCGCGCCCGGCATCAAGGGCATGGTGATGCTGGTGTTTGATCTGCCGAGCTTTCCATTCGTGTTCAAGCTCATCAAGGACTATTTCCCGCCGCCGAAGGAAACCACGCGCGAGCAGATCAAGGCCAAGTACCTGCTGGTCAAGCAGCACGACCGCGTGGGCCGCATGGCCGACACGCTGGAGTACAGCGAAGTCGCGTTTCCACGCAACCGTTTCGACGACGCCCTGATTGCCGAGATCGAGAAATTCGCGCCCAGCCAGCTCGAAATCAGCGACCGCGATGGCGACGGCCAGAGCGAAGTCATCATCAAGCACCTCTACATCGAGCGGCGCATGATCCCGCTCAACATCTACCTGCAGGAAGCCTTCGATACCGGCCTGTCAGACCCTCGTGCGCGCCAGCAGATGGAGCACAGCGTGATCGAATACGGCAACGCCATCAAGGACCTTGTGGCCGCCAACATCTTCCCCGGCGACATGCTCTGGAAGAACTTCGGTGTCACGCGCAACGGCAAGGTGGTGTTCTACGACTACGACGAGATCGAATACCTCACCGACTGCAACTTCCGCCGCGTGCCCGCACCGCGCAACGAAGAAGAGGAGATGAGCGGCGAGGTCTGGTACACGGTGGGCCCGCACGACGTGTTTCCCGAGACCTTTGGTCCCTTTCTGCTCGGCAACGATGCCGTGCGGGCCGTGTTCATGCAGCACCATGCCGACCTGCTCGATGTAGCGTTCTGGCAAACGCACCAGGAGCGTGTCCGTGCCGGCTACGTGTACGACGTCTTTCCCTACGACCCCGAGCGGCGTTTTCCGCACGCCGCCGCGGCCCACTGA